The proteins below are encoded in one region of Sphingobium yanoikuyae:
- a CDS encoding TonB-dependent receptor domain-containing protein produces the protein MAQAQSSTEAVPQAGEPAAAEIVVIGSQIKGANTAGALPVSLVGEEQIEAVAAVSGADLYRSIPQLGGVTFNEQVLGGGNANAARGDVSTVSLRGLGQGNTLLLINGRRTVLHPTSQAITGVVDSGVPTFGYNANTIPVGNIERVEVLRDGAAALYGSDAVAGVVNNVLQSDYKGAKFDVQYGGAEGTNLREFAANGLVGFDFNEGRGNISIFGGYAQKSKLYLSDQDYTASVDRRGYVAGTSFANVAAWNGTSTSTPWGTFRVVRPGGGANFLNQTLTSNGTAFTNSSGQFHIQPSANAGCRIASGTPDTCYDDGNGATEMSGADSNLRFNSPATFDDLTAQPSVKRINIFSYINYELSDALSFFGEVGFYRGKTSSTIGAPGSLANIPITVAANAYWNPLGPVGSPNRLPGLDLSVVPAEGLPVQITSLSYVDVGSRKVDVTNYQYRFLGGLRGSIGDFDWESAGLYTWATAKDTQENFSNTLLQQAINKTTPDAYNPFNGGCVDTPSIGDCTPNSQSTIDSFMIEATRKTRTSLALWDFKVSNANLLGLWADNSIGVAAGIEWRRETYHDNRSTYQGGIAGVDTTYTDAVTGVFYGSDLGGASPSPDVRGKRNVKSAYAELAIPIFSPEMEIPMFRRLNFQVAGRYEDYSDVGSVAKPKIAGSWELLEGMMLRGSWSQGFRAPNLEVINTSTLDRVNGGFDYVLCDADVRSGRATNFSSAVCNVSVLRRSGGNPNLKPEESTSWSFGAVLSPKLGDGLGKVTFTVDRWKIQQKNVVGLLDYQNALNLDYLLRTQGSSNPNVIRRDPTADDIARVAGTGLAPVGELLYVVANFQNLLPVTVQGIDFNLDYFLPTTSVGTFSLNVNASRLISYYVDAPAGVQQVIAGQAAGEINAGVPIQGGGDVIGRDGQPRWRLSATFDWSLGPWKIGAFTQYIDSVYENGVRDASANPWTVKGQTTVNLYGQYTFKNDGPLNGTTVQIGARNIFDKDPPLSSAGYLSNLYQPQARYWYTSLKKVF, from the coding sequence ATGGCCCAGGCCCAGTCCAGCACAGAAGCCGTCCCGCAGGCCGGTGAACCGGCCGCTGCGGAAATCGTCGTCATCGGTTCCCAGATCAAGGGCGCCAATACCGCCGGCGCGCTGCCGGTCAGCCTGGTCGGCGAAGAGCAGATCGAGGCCGTGGCCGCCGTTTCGGGCGCCGACCTCTATCGCTCCATCCCGCAACTGGGCGGCGTCACCTTCAACGAACAGGTGTTGGGCGGCGGCAACGCCAATGCCGCGCGCGGCGACGTATCGACCGTTTCGCTGCGCGGCCTGGGCCAGGGCAACACGCTGCTGCTGATCAACGGCCGTCGCACCGTGTTGCATCCGACATCGCAGGCGATCACCGGCGTCGTCGATTCCGGCGTCCCGACCTTCGGCTACAACGCCAACACCATTCCCGTCGGCAATATCGAGCGCGTCGAAGTGCTGCGCGATGGCGCGGCGGCGCTCTATGGCTCTGACGCGGTCGCCGGCGTCGTCAACAATGTGCTCCAGTCCGATTACAAGGGCGCCAAGTTCGACGTCCAATATGGCGGCGCGGAAGGCACCAATCTGCGCGAATTTGCCGCCAATGGCCTGGTCGGCTTCGACTTCAACGAAGGCCGCGGCAATATCTCGATCTTCGGCGGCTATGCCCAGAAATCGAAACTCTATCTCAGCGACCAGGATTATACCGCCAGCGTCGATCGGCGCGGCTATGTCGCTGGCACCTCCTTCGCCAATGTCGCGGCCTGGAACGGCACCAGCACCAGCACGCCCTGGGGCACCTTCCGCGTCGTCCGTCCCGGCGGCGGCGCCAATTTCCTCAACCAGACGCTCACCAGCAACGGCACTGCCTTCACCAACAGCTCGGGCCAGTTCCACATCCAGCCCAGCGCCAATGCCGGTTGCCGCATCGCTTCGGGCACACCCGACACCTGCTATGATGACGGCAATGGCGCGACGGAAATGTCGGGCGCGGATTCCAACCTGCGCTTCAATTCGCCGGCAACCTTCGACGACCTGACCGCCCAGCCCTCGGTCAAGCGCATCAACATCTTCTCCTACATCAACTATGAACTGTCGGACGCTCTGTCCTTCTTCGGCGAGGTCGGCTTCTATCGCGGCAAGACCAGTTCGACGATCGGCGCGCCCGGCTCGCTCGCCAACATCCCAATCACCGTAGCGGCCAATGCCTATTGGAACCCGCTCGGCCCGGTCGGATCGCCCAACCGCCTGCCCGGCCTCGATCTTTCGGTGGTCCCGGCCGAGGGCCTGCCGGTGCAGATCACCTCGCTCAGTTATGTCGACGTGGGATCGCGCAAGGTCGACGTGACCAATTACCAATATCGTTTCCTGGGCGGCCTGCGCGGCAGCATCGGCGATTTCGACTGGGAATCGGCCGGCCTCTACACCTGGGCCACGGCCAAGGACACGCAGGAGAATTTCTCCAACACGCTGCTGCAACAGGCGATCAACAAGACCACGCCCGACGCCTACAACCCGTTCAACGGCGGCTGCGTCGACACGCCCTCGATCGGCGACTGCACGCCCAACAGCCAGTCCACGATCGACAGCTTCATGATCGAGGCGACCCGCAAGACCCGCACCTCGCTGGCCCTGTGGGACTTCAAGGTGTCGAACGCCAATCTGCTGGGCCTGTGGGCCGACAACAGCATCGGCGTCGCGGCCGGCATCGAATGGCGACGCGAGACCTATCATGACAATCGCTCCACCTATCAGGGCGGCATTGCCGGGGTCGACACCACCTATACCGACGCGGTGACCGGCGTCTTCTATGGCTCCGACCTTGGCGGTGCCAGCCCCAGCCCGGACGTGCGCGGCAAGCGCAACGTGAAGTCCGCCTATGCCGAACTCGCCATCCCGATCTTCAGCCCGGAAATGGAAATCCCCATGTTCCGTCGCCTGAATTTCCAGGTCGCGGGCCGTTACGAGGATTATAGCGACGTTGGTTCGGTGGCGAAGCCCAAGATTGCGGGATCGTGGGAATTGCTGGAGGGCATGATGCTGCGCGGTTCCTGGTCGCAGGGCTTCCGTGCGCCGAACCTGGAGGTCATCAACACCTCCACGCTCGATCGCGTCAATGGCGGCTTCGACTATGTGCTGTGCGACGCCGATGTCCGATCCGGGCGCGCGACCAACTTCTCCAGCGCGGTCTGCAACGTGTCGGTGCTGCGTCGCAGCGGCGGCAACCCGAACCTGAAGCCCGAAGAATCGACCAGCTGGAGCTTCGGCGCCGTGCTGTCGCCGAAACTGGGCGATGGCCTGGGCAAGGTCACCTTCACCGTCGACCGCTGGAAGATCCAGCAGAAGAATGTCGTGGGCCTGCTCGACTATCAGAATGCGCTCAACCTCGACTATCTGCTGCGCACCCAGGGCAGCAGCAACCCTAACGTCATCCGCCGCGATCCCACGGCGGACGATATCGCCCGCGTTGCCGGCACCGGCCTCGCGCCGGTCGGCGAACTGCTCTACGTCGTCGCCAATTTCCAGAATCTGCTGCCGGTCACCGTTCAGGGCATCGACTTCAATCTGGACTATTTCCTGCCCACGACGTCGGTCGGCACCTTCTCGCTGAACGTGAATGCCTCGCGCCTGATCAGCTATTATGTCGACGCCCCGGCGGGCGTGCAGCAGGTGATCGCAGGGCAGGCCGCTGGCGAGATCAATGCCGGCGTGCCGATCCAGGGCGGCGGCGACGTGATCGGCCGCGATGGCCAGCCGCGCTGGCGGCTTTCGGCAACCTTCGACTGGTCGCTCGGCCCGTGGAAGATCGGCGCCTTCACCCAATATATCGACAGCGTCTATGAAAATGGCGTGCGCGATGCGTCCGCCAATCCCTGGACGGTGAAGGGCCAGACGACGGTCAATCTCTATGGCCAATATACGTTCAAGAATGACGGCCCATTGAACGGCACCACCGTTCAGATCGGCGCGCGCAACATCTTCGACAAGGATCCGCCGCTCTCGTCCGCCGGCTATCTGTCGAACCTCTACCAGCCGCAGGCGCGCTACTG